CAGCAAACACCAtgccgcccccccccccccgtccCGGCTTCCCCGTCCTACTCTAGCCGTTTGCGACGTTCCAAAGTGGTGGGCCCAAGCTCGCTTTTGAccgttaaaaacaaaaaaaaaaattcaaacggCTATTTTTTAATTTCTCCCCCAtttcacttccatttttataaatactcacctcttttactcatttttttcacaacttttcacccactacaatctcacatctctctcacattttataacccttttccctttttataaaaactcatctatttttttacccgctaccaccccatctctcgctaaaaaaattatcatggcttcacccatttcttcaatttcttctatgtcttcatcgtcttcgtctgagtggtattcatcatcttcggaagaggatgctattatgcacaacatgattatgaacgcggctcaggTGTTCATGGCGGCTGATGAAGGGTCGTCCCAACGGCTAACTAGACGAGCAAAATATaaccgagaccaagaaggtattttactttttttccttatgttttatatagatttgaaaatgtattttataattaatttcatttatgtttcgttttaaatttatagccggccacgataaactagtagccgattattttgccgatGAGCCCGTGTACCCATCCGAGATTTTTTGACGTCGGTTCCGCATGAGTCGTCCACTGTTTTTACGTATTGCAGGCGACATGgcccagtctgatccgttttttacTTTGCGAAACGACGCTAGGGGGCAAAGGGGTTTCAGTGGCAtacaaaaatgtacgtcggccattcgccaacttgcGTACGGTTACGCACCCGATGCATTAGACGAGTATATTAGGATGTCTGAAAGAACTGCACGTCGATGTTTACACAAGTTTTGCCaatgggttgtcaaattgtatagcaagcgatacctgcggaaaccgaacgcaaacgacgttcaaaaattatatcaagcacacgaacagagacatggtttctcaggaatgctcgggagcattgattgcatgcactggcagtggcagaactgcccagttgcatggcaaggtcagtatactaggggagatcatggacatccgactatcattctagaggctgttgcgtcacaggatctctggatatggcatgctttttttggtctacctgATTCGCTCAAAGACCTTaacatcatataccagtcacaGATATTTAAGGATGTAGTGGCGggtacaggtccagacacaagctttacggtttcaggggtggaatacaggcgaggttactacctagccgatgggatatacccaacgtactcgacaatCATTAAAACTATCCCGCACCCGACAGACGACAAAAGAAAAAAGTTTGCGAAGTTTCAAGAGGGTGCGtgaaaagatattgaacgggcttttggtgttctacaaaaaaaatggcacatcatttcacatccagcacgttcgcaaacaccaaagaggttacgacacattatgtacgcttgtatcatccttcataacatgatcattgaagacgaagggagagcgatatgcgagtacgacgaaaacgcgtctactggaaattctgttccagttagtgaggaacaacaagatttgaacgccttctctctacgtaacgagtacacacatcataacctacaagcggacttggtggagtacatttggaacaacgctcaaaACGAACCCGGCCACGACATGGAAGACAAagactagtagcttattttaatatgttaggatatttttaagtttattttttttacttcattttttttaagtttatgttttttttaaatttatttctttaactttaattttttttaagtttatgtaatgttttttaatattaatgaaaatattttgttactttatttggtaaatgttaaataaaagttgaagattaaaaaaataaaaaaaaacataaaagtgtgggaggactatgactaggaccatcctcccatcaGTGGCGGAGCCACACTTTGAACAACGGTGTCGTCCGACACCATTGAATTTTCTATAGCAAATACAACGTATAATAGGAAAAATTCGAGCGACACCATTGTTTTTTACGAGCGACACCATTGTTTTTTTTACAAATGACACCATTGTTTTATTTCCTTCTAAAAGAATTACATAATAAACAAATTTGTATTTCAAAAACTAAGCCCAGTTACTTGAATTTAATTAGATACTTTAAATCATTAAAGCTCCAtgcttaatttttatttttttctaatcaAGTAAGCATTCTAGCTCCATGTCTAATTGGTTTTATTTCAATTGTTTAATCTAACAGGTTGTTGATGATCATTTGAATGATGCATGCACTTGTTTGTTATAATGAAAAAGAGGTTTTATTTTGCAAGTTGGCATTGAAAACATTATGAATCGTTTCAAAACATGAAAATACGTACATAGCAACTATTAAAtgcattttttatatatttcaaataactttgtaattttattatgtgtttttattcAATGACATTGTACTTTTACTGTGATATTTGCTTTTATTATGTGATTTGACCCGACTAGATCCGAACCGATCCAAAAGTTCGACTTCGGGTTACTACAAACCAGGGTATCTATAAAAAATGACACCATAAGAAAAAATTCCTGGCTCCGCCACTGCCTCCCATGccctctagttttggaggatgatccatccttgggaggactatgacgtgtcgcctacgtggcggatcatcctccaaggatggaccatcaccataccttgtAGTCTTAGAAACCCTGCATGGTAATCTTAACTTGGCAGTTAATTACTCTGATGCTTTTGTTAAATTATATGAGTGACTTTTCAGCTTCCTTTGTAACACTCTGGCAGTTAATTACTCTGATGTTTTTGTTAAATTATATGAGTGACTTTTCAGCTTCCTTTGTAACACTCTAAATAGCTCTTTACCATTTCTTTTTCGTTTTCGTTTTCTTATTTGTGTTTTAACTTAGTTCCGGATTTTATCTTCTGTTGAAGGAGACGTAATCTTACCGTTCATGTTTAGTTTAATGGGTGTTTTATGATTAACAGTAGATTTACTCACTTTTGTAACAGACTGAAAATTTGAGGTTTTAAATATTACCTGTACCGAACTGATTTAAAATGGAGCTGAATACAAAATTTGGTTTTTGGTTCGGTTTTAACCCAAATCAAGTAACTTAGTTAGTAGTGATCTTGCAAATTTATAACTAAACCGACTCAAACTTGTAAACAAACACGTATATATACATATGCATGCACACACGTGCGCCTAACTACGCATATTATGTCTATAATTTATTCGTATTACCTACATTTGCTCGTTATTGTTCATATCTTTTCACGATTCACCGGTGTTTATACATCTGATTTCAAGAAAAACCTGAGATTCTTGTAGCTccaaacaccaagcaaattaaggtttttatgtttgatttttgtttgtaTAAAGATCAAGGATAAAAAGTAGCTTTTTTGGATATTAACATAAAAGGATTTTCTCTATATGCAAAAAGACTTATTTACGAAAGCAAACAGTCTTAAGAAAGGCCGACTCtgtgaaaaaaaaaacccttgaAATTGATTTACATTGAATTTGTCTCCACACATATGTATATGATTAAAAGACTATACATCAATCCACAACCGGAGTCCATGTCATGTACTAAAATCGGGAAAATTACGAATCTAGCCAGGAAAATTGGTTGACCACCAAATTAGCCAGCTCATGCCTCCTTGGAATAGGGCATCCACCATTTAATGTGTCCGCCAGTAGTTGATCCACACGTGGCAAGAATGTTTCAATGATTGGGGCAGAAAAATCTGCTGCTTCGAAGGCGCCTAATTGACGCATCCACTGTAGCTTGCGTCCGGCTGAATTTGAAGCGTCTGGCTGGGCACTAGTTTTTATGCGTCTAAGGAAACGCTTCCTATGCGTCTAACGAGACGCTTCCATTGTCAGAGCTGGATGCCCCTATCGGCTGCTTCCTATGCGTCTAACAGACGCTTCCAATGTCAGAGCTGGATGCCCCTATCAGCTGCTTCCTATGCGTCTAACAGACGCTTCCTATGTCAGAGCTGGATGCCCCTAAAGGCTGCTTGCTATGCGTCCGAGAGACGCTTCCATTGTCAGCTTTTGGATGCCCCTAAAGGCTGCTTGCTATGCGTCCGAGAGACGCTTCCATTGTCAGAGCCATGCCCCTAAAGGCTGCTTCGTATGCGTCTTCGAGGCGCTTCCAGTGTCAGCAGCTGGATGATTTGATGCGTCTTATCACGTTTATTTAGGCGTCTACACGTTTATTAATGCGTCCACTTGCCAGCTTTTCATGCGTCTACCCGAGGAGTCTTCGAGACGCATTAGACCACAAAAACAATAGCtacttgtttttttttcttttattataaatGTGTGCGTTTCTATTTTTAGATTAGAAAATACATCTTCCTATTTTTGTTTTCTCTCTCAATTGATATGGCAATCAAATTTGTTGTTTACTGTGGTGGCAAGTGGGAAGTCGTTGATGGGAGGCTAGAGTACGTGGTCCAAGCAGATTCTGTTAGACGTGGTTTTGAGACTTCTACTACAGTTTCTTATAAtacatttttagaaaatcttaGTGAGTCAACAGGTCTTCAAAACATCACACGTGTATCTTACAAAATGTCAACTTTTAACGATCCCATTGATATAGTTGATGATTCCGATCTTACTTTTTTATCCAAAATTGCGGAAACAAACCCTCTTGAGTTATTTAAATTATATGTGGTGCAAGATCAAGTTGGTTCATCGGTGGGTTCTTCGAATTTTTTTAAGTGTCCTGATCTTAACGCAAATGTTTTTCCTGGAGATGAATGTAACGTATATAATAAATCTGGAGTAACTGATGATGTTAATTGTCCCGTTGAAAATAAAAGCCAGTTTTACATAGGTTATATTTTCCGTAACAAACAGGAAATGAAAATAGAATTAGGAAAAATGTGTCTTTCCGAAAGTTTTTCGTATAAAGTAGACAGATCATCCAAAACTCGTTACGAAGTATCTTGTATTGAAGAGAATTGCCAGTGGAATTTCAAGGCAGCGAGTCGGGAATCTTGTGATGTTTTTTACGTAAAACATTTTAACAACAATAATACATGTTCTAAGACGCAAACATATCCACATATGCGACAAGCAAACCCAATGGTGGTGGGTAGCTTATTAGTAGAACAATTTAAAGATTCTGGATGGATATACCGTTCGACCGAAATTGTAAAGGATTTTAGGATTAAAGAAAAAGTCAATTTAACGTATATGCAAGCATGGCGTGGTAAATGTAACGCATTAGAACTTTTGCAAGGTAGTTCGTCAAGTTCTTTTGCGGAACTTCCCGTCTATTGTTATAACTTGGAGAAGGTTAATCCAGGAACAGTGACACACATACGCACTGATTCTGAAAGTCGTTTTGAAATGTTATTTGTGGCCATAGGTGCGGTGGTAAGTGAAACactataaaaaaataaatcaataaataaaaTTTTCCACATATGTCTAACATTATCGTATTGCTTTCAGATTGGAGCTTTGTCCGTAATTTAAGACCGCTTATCATCATAGATGCTGCCCACTTGAAGGGTGAATTTAAGGGAACAATGTTTTTGGCTGTGGGCATGGACGGAAACAATCAAATTTTGCCTATTGGTTATGGCATTGGTAAATCTGAGGACGGTGAGTCGTGGACGTGGTTCCTTTCGAAACTGAAAGAATGCATCGGCGAACATCCAGAATTGGCAATCATCTCTGACCGGGCAGCTTCTATACAATTAGCCGTACGGTTGGTGTTTCCAAGAAGCTTTCACGGGTTATGTTGTCGTCATTTGATGGTCAACCTTCGATTACCgtaaaaaaaaaaggaatatgAGAGTCTTTGGTGGAAGACGTGCAAATCTTACCGGATGTCCGATTTTCAAGAATCATTTGACGCGCTATGTGCTGCTGTTCCAAGATTACGAGACATTCTTATAGAAATTGGGTTTGAGAAATGGTCAAGAGCACATTGTCCAGCGAGAAGATATCATTACATGACATCTAATAGCGCTGAATCTATGAATGCTTTATCAAACCATGCCCGAAAAATTCCAATAACCCAATTGATAGAATTTTTCGTACAGTCTGTCCAAAAATGGTTCTATGATCGCCGGAAAGAGGGAATTCAAGGGGAACACTTTCTTACACCGTGGGCTCAAAAAAAAATTCGAGGCAAAGTGGAAGGTTCTCGTTCGTGGGTGGTTGCTGGAATTTCCCAGGACAGTTTTGATGTTGATGACGGTGGAAAGAGAGGTTTAGTTGACTTCTCAAATGGAACATGCACTTGTCGGGTTTGGCAAGTATCTGGGTTACCTTGCGGGCATGTTATTGCGGTATCTAGATTTTTAGGTGAACCAGATTGTGCTCATTATGCGATGCCATTTTACAGTAATGAAGTTTATAAATCGACGTATGTGGAGCATATAAATCCAGTGCCTGATAAATCAGAGTGGGAAGTACCCGATGGACTGGTGAATCTACAACCACCGCTTATTACAAAACGACAAGCCGGACGTCCGAAAGAAAACAAACGAATCTTATCGCAAGGAGAGGACCCAACTCCCGTATATTGCGGTAGGTGCAAAACGTATGGGCATTCACGGGCGAGCTGTTTAGCACCGCCCAAAACAAAGACTTCTTCTCGCCCCGTCCCTAGGCCGGAACCCAGTACCGCCCAAGTTGAAGCCGGAGAATTTCAGGATTATGTACTTCAACATACATGGCCCTCGTACAACTTGGGTGATGATTAAATAAGAAGTATTTGTATAAATTTATGCCAAATGTATATCCTATTTAAGATATATTACaattgtttttatatttatattaactttctgttttaattgtTTTGTAAATAACAAAAAAAGTCATTTGtaattgaaaaagaaaagaacATAATTTCACTAAATaaacaattaacaaaaatttTGATTCAATTAATTTAGGGATTAATTTATCCCACAATAATTTCACTAGGAAATATTTTTTAAGTAGATTATTAATGGGGTATGAAACGTGCAGAATAGAGTTGATCCGCCATAAATCTTCTATATCTCATACATGCATCTTGCATGTTTCGTTCCTGCCAATTTGGAAGTACACTGTTTTGCACAAGATTTTGCAGCAACATACACAATATCACACCCGAATTCCGACCAACCCGATGTTCTGATGTAGGCCAGACAACATCCCCGGTGTAATCCAACGCATCAGCCTCACTTAGTCCTGCATTTTCCCAATACTGTATACGACCGAGGAACCATAAGAAGAGACTCTCGAATTCTACTAGAATTTGGTGTATCCTTCTGTGAATGCAGAATCTTTCCCCGCAATTAAGTGCATCACATTTATTGGTAAAATAAACGGTAATTTTTAGTGAGTGCATATCTATCTTCAAGATTACCCAGCCTTCTTTCTCTTGGGATACTGGTATGTAAACCTAAAAAGGAGATACGGTAAATATTTAGTGAGTACATATCTATGTCACTCATACGGTAAATATTTAGTGAGTAAATATTTACCGTATCCACGTCCCAAAAGGGAGGGTAAAGTTCTACACTGCCAGTAGCGTATCCGTAAGCATCGTTATCTTGTTCTGCCAGAAGGTCTATGAAATTTGGGGGTAGAATGGTCCAACGAAAAGTATTTGATGAAGATGTCCCCCGACGA
Above is a window of Helianthus annuus cultivar XRQ/B chromosome 14, HanXRQr2.0-SUNRISE, whole genome shotgun sequence DNA encoding:
- the LOC110907099 gene encoding uncharacterized protein LOC110907099 translates to MSDFQESFDALCAAVPRLRDILIEIGFEKWSRAHCPARRYHYMTSNSAESMNALSNHARKIPITQLIEFFVQSVQKWFYDRRKEGIQGEHFLTPWAQKKIRGKVEGSRSWVVAGISQDSFDVDDGGKRGLVDFSNGTCTCRVWQVSGLPCGHVIAVSRFLGEPDCAHYAMPFYSNEVYKSTYVEHINPVPDKSEWEVPDGLVNLQPPLITKRQAGRPKENKRILSQGEDPTPVYCGRCKTYGHSRASCLAPPKTKTSSRPVPRPEPSTAQVEAGEFQDYVLQHTWPSYNLGDD
- the LOC110907100 gene encoding uncharacterized protein LOC110907100, which codes for MAIKFVVYCGGKWEVVDGRLEYVVQADSVRRGFETSTTVSYNTFLENLSESTGLQNITRVSYKMSTFNDPIDIVDDSDLTFLSKIAETNPLELFKLYVVQDQVGSSVGSSNFFKCPDLNANVFPGDECNVYNKSGVTDDVNCPVENKSQFYIGYIFRNKQEMKIELGKMCLSESFSYKVDRSSKTRYEVSCIEENCQWNFKAASRESCDVFYVKHFNNNNTCSKTQTYPHMRQANPMVVGSLLVEQFKDSGWIYRSTEIVKDFRIKEKVNLTYMQAWRGKCNALELLQGSSSSSFAELPVYCYNLEKVNPGTVTHIRTDSESRFEMLFVAIDWSFVRNLRPLIIIDAAHLKGEFKGTMFLAVGMDGNNQILPIGYGIGKSEDGESWTWFLSKLKECIGEHPELAIISDRAASIQLAVRLVFPRSFHGLCCRHLMVNLRLP